Proteins encoded within one genomic window of Parachlamydia sp. AcF125:
- a CDS encoding protein kinase, with the protein MSFDYNNYKNLLNFWKEKETLSHAKDKKRSEQKTPSQAKITEKATEAISPKNTPITSSSKKQKAQGKKESFRSTRPQKGQKFEKLRNLFEQARPMQLSPERKASPRRIEIPQVFLQEEAQKEQSVGSSQQKGKAVIPRDFKQAFNRKKSVSSPLEAEKEARRKLKGKEKESIEEAEVREGEENLKGEQILKTLEQTIARLEQKLDQHLNEEKLEAIWGEYDDLLKLVDEGDIELGDLRSLIVHLKTKINEQEKRIAHEPSQPAPLGVETPHPRLAADEVMDKTPERITTIIAAEEEALFTLRSIEEDIEKLKSFLKEKPEIRGKLSKKVTGLTRSYTVSPNGRISVHVKKEEKVQIGELVKKGKIGGGAFKKAKLMQDVKTGAFEVRGILTKLLDSSTRSTIFNFIKDMRGEEHICQMGHVKWTSRRTESSSSSSIMNAHKTGGLKEAFISEFYPFTGEAIISLIKENRIPPKLRLSMALQLAQGVQSMHQKGWVHRDLKPGNVFFHWNHSNPTIIKAAIGDFDTVHKTDDKPRTMDAMGTGGYIPPEYVSETDVLDAKPADIYALGVTLLEMFMTHGLAPWKEGVEDPFQLMFLITQDEYKQTLEELRRNATTPFEHLILDMCQSDPQARPSIEEVIKRLESML; encoded by the coding sequence ATGAGCTTTGATTATAATAATTATAAAAACCTTTTAAACTTCTGGAAGGAAAAAGAAACATTATCTCATGCCAAAGATAAAAAGAGATCCGAGCAAAAGACACCTTCGCAAGCCAAAATAACTGAAAAAGCCACAGAGGCTATCTCTCCTAAAAATACGCCTATCACTAGCTCTTCTAAAAAACAGAAGGCGCAAGGTAAGAAAGAGAGCTTTCGCTCAACGCGTCCTCAAAAAGGGCAAAAATTTGAAAAGCTGAGAAATTTGTTTGAACAAGCAAGGCCTATGCAGCTATCTCCTGAGCGAAAAGCCTCCCCACGAAGAATCGAAATCCCCCAAGTTTTTCTACAAGAGGAAGCTCAAAAGGAGCAATCTGTGGGATCTTCCCAGCAGAAAGGAAAAGCTGTTATTCCACGGGATTTTAAGCAGGCTTTTAATAGAAAAAAATCTGTTTCTTCCCCCCTAGAGGCAGAAAAAGAGGCAAGAAGAAAATTGAAGGGAAAGGAAAAAGAATCAATCGAAGAAGCCGAAGTAAGAGAAGGAGAAGAAAATCTTAAAGGAGAGCAAATTCTCAAAACTTTAGAACAAACGATCGCTAGATTAGAGCAAAAATTAGATCAGCATCTGAATGAGGAAAAGTTAGAAGCGATTTGGGGGGAATATGATGATTTACTCAAGCTTGTTGATGAAGGAGACATTGAATTAGGAGATCTTCGTTCTTTAATTGTTCACTTAAAAACCAAAATTAATGAACAAGAAAAAAGAATAGCGCATGAACCTTCACAACCTGCTCCATTAGGAGTTGAGACCCCACACCCTAGACTTGCAGCTGACGAGGTCATGGACAAAACACCTGAAAGGATCACCACAATCATTGCAGCTGAAGAAGAAGCGTTATTTACTCTTAGATCGATTGAAGAAGATATTGAAAAATTGAAATCCTTTCTTAAAGAGAAACCCGAGATTAGGGGTAAGCTTTCTAAGAAAGTAACTGGCTTAACCCGTTCCTACACTGTCTCTCCAAATGGACGTATTTCCGTACATGTTAAAAAGGAAGAAAAGGTTCAAATTGGGGAACTTGTAAAAAAAGGAAAAATAGGAGGTGGAGCCTTTAAGAAAGCCAAATTAATGCAAGATGTGAAAACAGGGGCATTTGAGGTCAGAGGAATTTTAACTAAGTTATTAGACTCTTCTACAAGAAGCACAATATTTAATTTTATTAAGGACATGAGGGGGGAAGAGCATATTTGCCAAATGGGCCACGTGAAATGGACTTCTAGAAGAACGGAATCTTCTTCGTCTTCTTCTATTATGAATGCCCATAAAACGGGGGGATTAAAAGAAGCTTTCATCTCAGAGTTTTATCCATTTACCGGAGAAGCAATCATCTCTTTAATCAAAGAGAACCGCATCCCGCCCAAATTACGTCTCTCTATGGCCCTTCAACTTGCACAAGGGGTTCAATCGATGCATCAAAAAGGATGGGTACATAGAGATTTAAAACCCGGTAATGTTTTTTTTCACTGGAATCACTCAAATCCTACCATAATAAAAGCGGCCATTGGAGATTTTGATACCGTTCATAAAACTGATGACAAGCCAAGGACTATGGATGCTATGGGAACAGGCGGTTATATTCCCCCTGAGTATGTATCTGAAACGGATGTTTTAGATGCAAAACCTGCTGATATCTATGCATTAGGGGTGACTTTGTTAGAAATGTTTATGACCCATGGACTAGCTCCTTGGAAAGAAGGTGTAGAGGATCCTTTTCAGCTTATGTTCTTAATAACACAAGACGAGTATAAGCAAACATTGGAAGAATTAAGGCGAAATGCAACCACTCCATTTGAACATTTAATTTTAGACATGTGTCAAAGCGATCCGCAGGCAAGGCCTTCGATAGAAGAGGTCATAAAAAGATTGGAGTCTATGCTTTAG
- a CDS encoding ankyrin repeat domain-containing protein, whose protein sequence is MNVQPISPAPYVATPSFDLSQNDPQDVNLDPFTRVMLRATNPQDKIFVKNYCERWGLLANDLEAVQKRAAALEIMLRKGAKALKRLRAIEASYRLNAQLASINNIKLLAHRFSLCGTSQLNEQTFALDNLDHRNAFQALYDSLERHLDSPLKETILSNLQAILKMEEERDTYKKAQTLLEEYQQGKIIFLALRAKPDKDVREGYRCGFLLKGDCLIKLNKGVRLTQPTGLHIYKLNDPSLFTAEFIQEMLGCYIPLYYFEKVVDKELGLTPQHYIPTTPQKGGFWAWALAKLVLRGMLFLESGNDEKEQFKKWSQADRLHAAQEYLKGENTNPQIMASIWCRTTNSALNQVLERQLKTTPTHITDENSTPLHLAAESNNIPAVKHLLTKGGDINCEDHQGRTPLMIAACLGRYEMVDYLLKNGAEINKIDKNGVSAYCHLSIQGVHYLQNPKMESRLKAVKKILIEKDANQNLSKFFAFLRHLNEESLKERREERSKKSTNGGAAT, encoded by the coding sequence ATGAATGTTCAACCTATATCCCCAGCTCCGTATGTTGCTACGCCCTCTTTTGATCTCAGCCAAAATGATCCTCAAGACGTTAATTTAGACCCTTTTACAAGGGTGATGTTGCGAGCAACAAATCCTCAAGACAAAATTTTTGTAAAAAATTATTGCGAAAGGTGGGGGCTTCTCGCTAACGATTTAGAGGCTGTGCAGAAAAGAGCAGCTGCTTTAGAGATTATGCTGAGAAAAGGTGCTAAAGCCCTTAAGAGATTGAGGGCTATTGAAGCCTCATATCGATTAAACGCTCAGCTAGCTTCCATCAATAATATTAAGCTTCTTGCCCATCGATTTAGCCTGTGCGGAACTAGCCAGCTCAATGAACAAACTTTTGCCCTTGACAATCTTGATCATAGGAACGCCTTTCAGGCTCTTTATGATTCACTTGAAAGGCACCTCGATTCTCCTCTAAAAGAAACCATACTATCCAATCTGCAGGCTATCCTAAAAATGGAAGAGGAACGGGATACCTATAAAAAGGCGCAGACTCTTTTAGAAGAATACCAGCAGGGAAAAATAATTTTTTTAGCTTTAAGAGCCAAGCCGGATAAAGATGTTAGAGAGGGGTATCGATGCGGCTTTCTTCTTAAAGGAGATTGCCTAATCAAACTCAACAAAGGGGTACGATTAACCCAACCAACAGGCTTACATATTTATAAATTGAATGATCCTTCTCTTTTTACAGCAGAATTTATCCAAGAGATGCTAGGCTGCTACATTCCCCTCTATTATTTTGAAAAAGTAGTCGATAAAGAACTCGGCCTTACTCCTCAACACTATATTCCCACTACCCCTCAAAAAGGAGGATTTTGGGCTTGGGCTTTAGCTAAGTTGGTGTTGCGCGGCATGCTTTTTTTAGAAAGCGGAAATGACGAAAAAGAGCAATTTAAAAAGTGGAGCCAGGCAGATCGCCTGCATGCTGCGCAAGAGTATTTGAAGGGAGAAAATACAAACCCTCAAATCATGGCTTCTATCTGGTGCCGAACTACAAATAGCGCACTTAATCAAGTTCTCGAGCGTCAATTAAAAACAACGCCCACCCACATTACGGACGAAAACTCAACACCTCTCCATCTGGCCGCTGAAAGCAATAACATTCCAGCCGTAAAGCACCTCTTAACTAAGGGAGGAGATATTAATTGTGAGGACCATCAAGGGCGCACTCCCTTAATGATAGCCGCTTGCCTTGGGCGCTATGAGATGGTCGACTATCTTCTTAAAAACGGCGCAGAAATTAATAAAATAGATAAAAACGGAGTTAGCGCTTACTGCCATCTCAGCATTCAAGGAGTTCATTATCTTCAAAACCCCAAAATGGAATCTCGGCTGAAGGCAGTTAAAAAAATACTGATAGAGAAAGATGCTAATCAAAATTTATCGAAATTTTTTGCTTTTTTGCGTCATCTCAATGAAGAAAGTCTTAAAGAGCGTAGAGAGGAAAGGTCTAAAAAATCTACTAATGGAGGGGCTGCCACTTAG
- a CDS encoding ankyrin repeat domain-containing protein — translation MNVQPISPAPYVATPSSDLSQNDPQDVHLDPFTRVMLRAKNTQDKIFVKNYCERWGLLANDLEAVQKRAANLEIMLKKGAKALKRLRAIEASYRLNAQLASINNIKLLAHRFSLCGTSQLNEQTFALDNLDHRNAFQALYDSLERHLDSPLKETILSNLQAILKMEEERDTYKKAQTLLEEYQQGKIIFLALRAESDRDVKEGHRCGFLLKEDCLIKLNKGGRLCQPAGLHIYKLNDPSLLTAEFIQKMLGCCIPLYYFEEAVDEELGLTPQHYIPTTPQKGGFWAWALAKLVLRGMLFLESGNDEKEQFKKWSQTDRLHAAQEYLKGENTNPQIMASVWCRTTNSALNQILERQLKATPTHITDEKSTPLHLAAESNNIPAVQHLLTKGGDINCEDHQGRTPLMIAACLGRYEMVDYLLKNGAEINKIDKNGVSAYCHLSIQGYHYLQNPKMESRLKVVKKILIENGANKNLSKFFAFLRHRGEENLKEFREERSKKSTNGGAVT, via the coding sequence ATGAATGTTCAACCTATATCCCCAGCCCCGTATGTTGCTACGCCCTCTTCTGATCTCAGCCAAAATGATCCTCAAGACGTTCATTTAGACCCTTTTACAAGGGTGATGTTGCGAGCAAAAAATACTCAAGACAAAATTTTTGTAAAAAATTATTGCGAAAGATGGGGGCTTCTCGCTAACGATTTAGAGGCTGTGCAAAAAAGAGCAGCTAATCTAGAGATTATGCTGAAAAAAGGTGCTAAAGCGCTTAAGAGATTGAGGGCTATTGAAGCCTCATATCGATTAAATGCTCAGCTAGCTTCCATCAATAATATTAAGCTTCTTGCCCATCGATTTAGCCTGTGCGGAACTAGCCAGCTCAATGAACAAACTTTTGCCCTTGACAATCTTGATCATAGGAACGCCTTTCAGGCTCTTTATGATTCACTTGAAAGGCACCTCGATTCTCCTCTAAAAGAAACCATCCTATCCAATCTGCAGGCTATCCTAAAAATGGAAGAGGAACGGGATACCTATAAAAAGGCGCAGACTCTTTTAGAAGAATACCAGCAGGGAAAAATAATTTTTTTAGCTTTAAGAGCCGAGTCGGATAGAGATGTTAAAGAAGGGCACCGATGCGGTTTTCTTCTCAAAGAAGATTGCCTAATCAAACTCAACAAAGGGGGACGATTATGCCAACCAGCAGGTTTACATATTTATAAATTGAATGATCCTTCTCTCCTTACAGCAGAATTTATCCAAAAGATGCTAGGCTGCTGCATTCCCCTCTATTATTTTGAAGAAGCAGTCGATGAAGAACTCGGCCTTACTCCCCAACACTATATCCCCACTACCCCTCAAAAAGGAGGATTTTGGGCTTGGGCTTTAGCTAAGCTGGTGTTGCGCGGCATGCTTTTTTTAGAAAGCGGAAATGACGAAAAAGAGCAATTTAAAAAGTGGAGCCAGACAGATCGCCTGCATGCTGCGCAAGAGTATTTGAAGGGAGAAAATACAAACCCTCAAATCATGGCTTCTGTCTGGTGCCGAACTACAAATAGCGCACTTAATCAAATTCTCGAGCGTCAATTAAAGGCAACGCCCACCCACATTACGGATGAAAAATCAACACCTCTCCATCTGGCCGCTGAAAGCAATAACATTCCAGCCGTACAGCACCTCTTAACTAAGGGAGGAGATATTAATTGTGAGGACCATCAAGGGCGTACTCCCTTAATGATAGCCGCTTGCCTTGGGCGCTATGAGATGGTCGACTATCTTCTTAAAAACGGCGCAGAGATTAATAAAATAGATAAAAACGGCGTTAGCGCCTACTGCCATCTCAGCATTCAAGGATATCATTATCTTCAAAACCCCAAAATGGAATCTCGGTTGAAGGTAGTTAAAAAAATACTAATAGAAAATGGCGCTAATAAAAATTTATCGAAATTTTTTGCTTTTTTGCGTCATCGCGGTGAGGAAAATCTTAAAGAATTTAGAGAAGAAAGGTCTAAAAAATCTACTAATGGAGGGGCTGTCACTTAG